The following DNA comes from Astatotilapia calliptera chromosome 6, fAstCal1.2, whole genome shotgun sequence.
CTGTGTTTGTGGCCCCTCTTGTTACCCATAATGATTTTTCCTGGGGGCTGGCtttgtcctgtaactctctgattGTGGCTAGGCCTAGTTGTATGGGTGGTCTTTCTGGAGGGGGTGTGGCTTCTGGGTCCATTACCATGATCAGGGAGGGTAAGTAACCAGCTGTCTGCTTAGCTACTAAGTCGGCCTGTTTGTTACCTAATGCCACTAAATCCAATCCGGCACTGTGTCCTTTGCATTTTACCACTGCCACCTTAACAGGTAACAACAGTGCTTCCGCTAATTCCCTCATTTCCATCTCATGTTTAATAGGCTTTCCGCTGGCTGTCAAAAAACCAGCTCTTAGCCACTGCTTGAGCTCCACATGCACTGCTCCCACAGCATAAGCTGAATCACTGTATATATTCACTTTCTGTCCCTTTCCCATCCTTAAGGCTTCAATCACCGCTCTCAGTTCAGCTCTCTGTGCAgactgttgtcctgtcaactgctCTGCCTTCACTGTTTTCCATCTCATGTCTGTCTGTTCCACTATTGCCCATGCAGCCTTCAACATTCCACTTTCAGTTCTGAAACAACATCCATCTGTGAACCAATCTTTTTCTGCATCCATTAGAGGTTCTGCCTGCAAATCTGGCCTGATTTTCTCCTGTACCTGCACAACCTCTTCACACATATGTGGTTCCCCCGATCCCATGTGATCAGCCATGTTTATGCCTTCATGTGAGTAGGTGATGTGTGGTGCTTCCAAAATGGTACTGAGGCGTCTCTGCCTGAGTGACGTGAGTGTGAAGGCCTGTGAAGAGACGTAGGCCACCACACTGTGTGATGTCAAAATTTTTAGTGGGTGGTTCATCactatgtgtgctgttttctgaatgatTTTTGCAAGTCCAGAAACGTGTTGTGTGCACGGTGGGTGGCGTTTTTCAGTGTTGTCAAGCATTACGCTTACATATGtcaacacttttctctctcccccttttttctggaaCAGGATACCATTAATATGGGTTCCAGTTCCAGAAACATCAAGATGAAAAGGCAAAGCATAATCTGGCACAGCAAGGTCAGAGGCGACagaaagctgttgttttaactttataaaCGCCTGTTCTGTTTCTGTAGTCCATGAGAGGGGAGCAGAGAGGTTTCTCATGCCTTGTTCATTTACCAAAGCGCGCAAAGGGGAAGTAAGGCCAACATAGTCTGGGACATAGGTCCTGCTGTAACCAGTCAGgcccaaaaatgacaacatgtctTTTACAGTTAGAGGTTTTGGATGGTGCAAAATGGAGTTCCTGTGTTCTGGGGACAAGGAAATACCGGACTGTGAGACCATGCGGCCTAGAAAAGAAACCTGTTTTCTTGCAATCTGTAGTTTGGTTTTGCTCACTTTAAAACCTGTGTTGGCCAGGTGTTGAAGTACCACTCTGGTGGCCTCCAAACAGATGTCAGCCGTGGGGGCAGACAGCAAAATGTCATCCACATATTGTATTAACATACAGTCAGATGGTAGTGGGCAGGTTTGTAAAAGTTCTTTCAAACACTGATTAAACAGTCCTGGGGAGAGGGCAAATCCCTGTGGTAAGCGAGTGTAACGCCATTGTCGGCctctaaatgtaaatgagaaaatgtcacGCAGTGACTCACGAAGTGGGAGGCAGAAAAAGGCATTAGCCAAGTCAATGCAGGTGAACCAGGCATGAGATGGTGGGAGGTTGGTCAAGGCAACATAAGGATTAGGCACAGGCAAAGTAGGAGTGCCAAGTAAGGCATTAATCCTTCTCAAATCATGTGCCATTCTGAACTTCCCCGTGCCTTTTTTCTCAACGGGTAGGATGGGCGTGTTCCACTTAGAGCAGGAGGGCTCCAGGACACCGGCAGTGACCAAACCAGAAATTGTTTCTGCAATCCCAGCCTCAGCCTCCGGTTTGTGTGGGTACTGAGGCTGCCACAAAGGGGTAGCAGATGACAGTTGAAAAGAGACTGGCTCCACATCAACTAAACCTACATCTGTGGGTCCAAGGGACCACAAACAATCTGGAAGAGAGTCGAGTAAAGGCGCAGCATCACAGTGGTCTGTGTGTTCTCTGCCATGTGACCCGCTGACCACTCTATGTTGCAGTGTTGAGGAATTAAAGCAATCATTTAAAATTTGGTATGTGTTGGtagatggagaaaacaaaacctgtggGAGTTTTGTAGGTGTCCAGTCAGTGGCCGCAAGGGAACGTTTAACCATTCCACCCAGCTCCTTAGCCTGGTGTCCAGGATGTAAGGCCAGTGACACATGGGGAGCTGCCTCATCAGACATCATGTACCACTGTAATTGATCTGTTGTAAAAGTAACCGCTGCTGCCACTCCCTCCGGTGCCGCAAAAATGCATGACATGTTCAAAGACCAAGCCCGCCCCTCACACTGCTCTTGGAACATGTGCTGGTACCAGGTGGTGTCATGCCTGtcataaaacagtgtaacatgAGGTGGGTCAGGGGGAGGGACATAAGGATGCAGGAGTGAGAGccacggccgccattgctgaaaAGCAGTCCAAACTCCTGGTTCAGCAGGTGTTTCAACTTCCAATAATGCCCAGTAGATGTCAGCAGAGTCCGCTAAACAGGAGGAGggttgcagcagaaactgacCACCTCCCTCTGGCCCATTAGAACAGGGAAGCACAACACCAGTAGGGAGAGTCACAGTTAGGCCTTGTGAAGAGCAGAGTATTGTGGCTCCTAATTTAATCAACAAGTCTCTTCCCAGTAAATTCACAGGCGCCTGTTTTGAACAAACATAGCTGTGTAACAAAGTCTGATCTCCAACCGTTGTGGGGAGAGGCACGGTGTAAGGCAGAGTTTTAGGTTCCCCAGATATGCCCACCACTGTAATCACTGTGTCAGTAAGTCTTTCACGAGCAACATCCTTAATGGTGGAGTACGTAGCTCCAGTGTCCACTaaaaagctgcttcttcttttatctACAGTTATGGACAGCATAGGGTCCGCCGTTGTCCCTTCACCGTCCTGGGCAGTCTGTGGGGTGTCCTATAGCTGGGGACCACCCTCGTAGTACTCCCACCCCATCACAGgcatctgtggggccgggggcacTTCAACTAAAGCACCACGAGGTCCACCTCTGTGGCCAGGATGCTGATAGGGCCCACCACGGGCTCCCCTGCCTCTTCCAGCAGCCGGGTTCAAAGGGCACGCTTTAGCCCAGTGTCCAGGTTGTCCACACCGGAAACAAACATACATCTGGCCTCCCCTACCACCTCCCATCTGACCTCTTCCCCTGAAACCACCTCTGTTTCCTCCAAATGGGGAACCTCTCTGCCCATAAGGGGCCGGTGAGTGATAAGCACCATACTGGGGGGGCTGTGGATCAGCTGGCCACGGGTTCGGATACAAATCAGGGGCAACTGGACCAGGAGGGGGAGCCGCAGCGGCCACAAGCTGCTTTTTAGGCTTGTCACCTTTTCCACCCAGGTCGTTTTTcgctttctgcagctgaacctTCAACAGTTGCAACTGTAAATCTTCGACGCTCTCCGCTTTATCATCAGACTTAATCTGCACTTTGTtaagattaaaaatcaaatgtttcttccaGATTGCAAAGTCACAGTCCTGCAAATCAGGATTATCCTCCATTTTCTGGCTTACTGACTCCGGAATGCCCCTCAGCACCGCCCTTCTAAACCACATGCTCTGTGAACAAGTCCTACTGGGGTGATGACCTGTATGGTTCACCCAGTCTTCAACAGCCTGATTTAGATAATGGGTGGGATTTTGCTTTTCCTCCCATTTAAATTTCTGTAAGGTGccttgatttttgggtgggaaTTGTTTGCGCAGGGCCGGTCCAATAAACCTCAAGGCCTGCATTAGTGGCACCTCGTTCTCATGCGTGGTAGTACCCGCATTTTGTTCCAGATCCGCTGCCTGAGATCGGGATGTGCACCTAGTTATAATAGCTCTAAAATCTCCCAGTGCGAGGTCCTGTCCAGCTGTGTATTTATCCAAACCAGCTAACCAGGCATTCCCTCCCTCCATTATGTCAGGGAGTTTGTCCACTAGGGCCTGGACATCTCCGAATGAATAAGGTTGATACACTGGTCTACGTTGCGCTTTAGTCTGGACCAGGGGAAACATGCCTGGAGGCTGAGGCACAGGGCCCTTAGATCTAGTCTGATATCCTAAACTGTGAGGGGTAGAGGGGGGTGTATTGTTAAGGTCACTGAGTTCATCATCAGTATCCTCAGTTTTTCCCCCGCCTGGTGGGGTAGCAGTGTCAGCAAAAACGTGGGCTAAACTCATCTGTGTTTCCGGATCCTGACGGCCCACCAAAGACATGTTAACTGTGACATTTGGTGAAGTGCCAGGCTCAGTTTTTGCAGTAGCGGTCAGATCTCCTTTAACAGCGACGGGAGTGCTGGCAAATGGGTTGGACCGGGAAAGAGGGGCTGACGCAACACGATTATTCACCTGGACCACTGACCTACGTTCATTTAAGCAGCTGCGTAATGCTGCTTCTAGATCAGTTAATTGTTGTTCAGTGGGTTCCTGTCTGTTCATTCGAACCGCAAATGGTGCGCTCGCAAATGGGTCAGTTAGGCCCTCAGATCCGGTTCCAGAACAATGGGAGATGGAAGAGGGGGCTCTACTACTAGCTGAGGGTGTCGCCGACAGAGAGGAGCTTCCTGGGCAAAAATGCTTGGTATCTATGGGAGTTGGAGCTACGGGCGGTTCTTCTCCAATAGTCATTATTCCACCAGAGATATTAAGTACCGGATATATGCCTGCCGAGGGAGGAGTCTGGACTGAGGCAGAATAGGGAGGTGGCTGAGAcctatttttcttcatgtgtggttttgcagtttcccataaacacacccaGTGATTAAATTTAGCTTTGCGGCCTGCGTGCTTATCtgcttcctttctgtgtctcacCCCGCTTATCAcacctgcacctgctgctgctgagttggcttcttcctctttctcttttgcctGCATAGCCTTATTCTGCCAAATTATTCCCCAATTACCACTACTCCCCTCattctttcccttttctttcattaacctttcagctgttttcctcaatgactctttctgcttttttgcttctttaggcTGGTGTGTGGAGTTGATGACTGTCTCAACACATGTTAATTGTTCTCCCAATGTGCTAAGAATAACACCGGGACCCCAACCATCATCATTAGTTTGTCGATCTAATTCTCCATCCATTTTACTGTCAATGGAGGagtgttcttttattgattttaaaggagaatttgggccagctgggtttctgcctctgttaggCACTAATCAGCTGGGGCGCTGCTTTAAAggtgagtcagcactgaaatatcccttcaggtgttaccaagcttctaccaaaccggagtctggcgggtaaccttgcctagagcttcctgataggggtgctagttggttgtcaccttgttcacacgtctcattcacacttcatacattacctgcagtcactcattaccctccttatgtatgtaataaatgtgtaaaaaaaattctatgtgtggtgtattattttaaccaaaagaggaacctagttcctttaattgtgtaatctgtgaacacggagaaccaaactgtcctgcccagtgttccacagcaagcattcagcgtgtatttatgtgtgtccaatatcaaacagaacatcaaaacatttaaaacactaaaatcatcgggGTTTTAAGAAGAGATCCGTTTTCTCCTATTGATCAAAGGGACCTCTCCTTTTGGACTCCAACCAGTACTtctcttttttaagttttagaggatcttttctaataaagtcctctgggccttcctaacccttctgtagtttagagaatattactaaaaaatattctcaaggcctttaaccttttaatttgtttagaaaggcgttactaataaacccttTCAAGGTCCCAGACCTGCTGAGGTATTTATCCGACACCGGAGAGCGACCCGTCGGCCGCAACCGTGGTCAGACCTCAGTTCACTCTtatctttattcacttattcacttatttcttattcacttatctcttattcacttgtctgattctcagcaagccttaagtaagccagacaattttggttatgaattactaggagtttggacactaagtatttttataatgttcaatatagcagaaataaaaggtctgcttaccttgtttttgtgtgcacacagcttttgtccaaaCTCCGTTCACTCAGACCACGGCTGATGTCCTCCCCCCCGTTCCAGTTTGGCCTGGAGCGGATCCTGTTCGTGACGCCaattgaaggatataaaaaaaacaacaacagcaatagaataatattaaacacaaagtgaacccgtcttccttcattaaataggttcttttagatgttaaggaggaattgacttaaccaggctggcggagaatgaagacaaccggacacctgctgcagatgggggaatcagtgaacttttattgagacagagacaacctctcaaacagctcacatcaggagattcctcatattttctgtgaggatgggtatatattctctaaaacctaaggagggggttgtgaggaaagtgctgcattagcagaaaaacaactccaaaaaaggaaagcggccttgagtgttctagtctcttcgcttgcagatatctttcgcctgcaggatgaggcgatcgcttcttatcgctctcaaggccaaagtcgtgagcacacagttgcacagtaactttaaagctgtgagcacatttttattacacagttgcacagtaactttaaagctgaacaatatttaaagctgaataatgtttgatcagattatattttcttcacaatgaagctgaaaaaatgtagttgttcaccagcatcgcaattccattactttttatcatggtttaccttggtgtggtttgcaaagtgcttcagaaagatgagggaaTCTGTTTCTTGCGCCCATCCTgacttatttccactaccagtacttcctactggtccatctctgacacagaggtctgcataatgtatgtgtgggaacacaaacagtggaggaattgtgttgccaacggcattaaccgcatatacaaaagcgaccagtgaacctctctctgctgatgtcgttgccccaacttgtttaaaatgggttaaagtaatagtgtggtaagttgtaacatctgcattattgttacaactaacccagactgttgctgttacaactgacccagactcctgtagccatgaactagctaacattacagccaacggctaaaacattagcactaaagacctacacagaatatatccccatagacatacaaataacataatttaagtttgatgagtttaactgcaaagcagataatgctattagaaattgaaataaagtagaaaaacttactttttggcatacaaattacttttttcgtgttaaattgtctgtgtttgacgaaatgtgctgatttttcacatgtgatagcagaactgaattgggcatgcacaggatgagtcacatcatttgaaacttagccctgattggagaaattgaaagtgttacaactgacccacgttacaactatccccggtctcccctatagTATGtatatctccaaaatgtcaggagcagagatgggcagtaacgcgttacttgtaacgcgttactgtaatctgattacttttttcaagtaacgagtaaagtaagggattac
Coding sequences within:
- the LOC113023430 gene encoding uncharacterized protein LOC113023430; this translates as MLSITVDKRRSSFLVDTGATYSTIKDVARERLTDTVITVVGISGEPKTLPYTVPLPTTVGDQTLLHSYVCSKQAPVNLLGRDLLIKLGATILCSSQGLTVTLPTGVVLPCSNGPEGGGQFLLQPSSCLADSADIYWALLEVETPAEPGVWTAFQQWRPWLSLLHPYVPPPDPPHVTLFYDRHDTTWYQHMFQEQCEGRAWSLNMSCIFAAPEGVAAAVTFTTDQLQWYMMSDEAAPHVSLALHPGHQAKELGGMVKRSLAATDWTPTKLPQVLFSPSTNTYQILNDCFNSSTLQHRVVSGSHGREHTDHCDAAPLLDSLPDCLWSLGPTDVGLVDVEPVSFQLSSATPLWQPQYPHKPEAEAGIAETISGLVTAGVLEPSCSKWNTPILPVEKKGTGKFRMAHDLRRINALLGTPTLPVPNPYVALTNLPPSHAWFTCIDLANAFFCLPLRESLRDIFSFTFRGRQWRYTRLPQGFALSPGLFNQCLKELLQTCPLPSDCMLIQYVDDILLSAPTADICLEATRVVLQHLANTGFKVSKTKLQIARKQVSFLGRMVSQSGISLSPEHRNSILHHPKPLTVKDMLSFLGLTGYSRTYVPDYVGLTSPLRALVNEQGMRNLSAPLSWTTETEQAFIKLKQQLSVASDLAVPDYALPFHLDVSGTGTHINGILFQKKGGERKVLTYVSVMLDNTEKRHPPCTQHVSGLAKIIQKTAHIVMNHPLKILTSHSVVAYVSSQAFTLTSLRQRRLSTILEAPHITYSHEGINMADHMGSGEPHMCEEVVQVQEKIRPDLQAEPLMDAEKDWFTDGCCFRTESGMLKAAWAIVEQTDMRWKTVKAEQLTGQQSAQRAELRAVIEALRMGKGQKVNIYSDSAYAVGAVHVELKQWLRAGFLTASGKPIKHEMEMRELAEALLLPVKVAVVKCKGHSAGLDLVALGNKQADLVAKQTAGYLPSLIMVMDPEATPPPERPPIQLGLATIRELQDKASPQEKSLWVTRGATNTDVWRGPDGRPILPPGVRQTAMEEAHGVGHVGPAQMMRNLAVWWHPYLKDMTKYMVKTCKECNQFGIKPAFKPIAGYFPIPLCPGKEIIIDYTDMVDRVAERNQQELKEAATPGMDYVLLKVTKRKWAEPRWTGPYRITERTSHAVRLEEHALGEVGGTGPPFSAPSSSIGRHPS
- the LOC113024228 gene encoding uncharacterized protein LOC113024228; this translates as MDGELDRQTNDDGWGPGVILSTLGEQLTCVETVINSTHQPKEAKKQKESLRKTAERLMKEKGKNEGSSGNWGIIWQNKAMQAKEKEEEANSAAAGAGVISGVRHRKEADKHAGRKAKFNHWVCLWETAKPHMKKNRSQPPPYSASVQTPPSAGIYPVLNISGGIMTIGEEPPVAPTPIDTKHFCPGSSSLSATPSASSRAPSSISHCSGTGSEGLTDPFASAPFAVRMNRQEPTEQQLTDLEAALRSCLNERRSVVQVNNRVASAPLSRSNPFASTPVAVKGDLTATAKTEPGTSPNVTVNMSLVGRQDPETQMSLAHVFADTATPPGGGKTEDTDDELSDLNNTPPSTPHSLGYQTRSKGPVPQPPGMFPLVQTKAQRRPVYQPYSFGDVQALVDKLPDIMEGGNAWLAGLDKYTAGQDLALGDFRAIITRCTSRSQAADLEQNAGTTTHENEVPLMQALRFIGPALRKQFPPKNQGTLQKFKWEEKQNPTHYLNQAVEDWVNHTGHHPSRTCSQSMWFRRAVLRGIPESVSQKMEDNPDLQDCDFAIWKKHLIFNLNKVQIKSDDKAESVEDLQLQLLKVQLQKAKNDLGGKGDKPKKQLVAAAAPPPGPVAPDLYPNPWPADPQPPQYGAYHSPAPYGQRGSPFGGNRGGFRGRGQMGGGRGGQMYVCFRCGQPGHWAKACPLNPAAGRGRGARGGPYQHPGHRGGPRGALVEVPPAPQMPVMGWEYYEGGPQL